A portion of the Rhodopseudomonas sp. BAL398 genome contains these proteins:
- a CDS encoding ice-binding family protein encodes MRSPVRRLPARLGAPVCFGGGWARRLLRPACLAALIAPSAAWAQIPNLGSAANFAVLAGSSVNNTGPTVLIGSLGLSPGSAVTGFPPGMVTAPGGIYIGDAIAIQAQIDLASGYNAIASRPTTGDLTGQDLGGLTLTPGVYNFASSAQLTGALTLNALGNPNAIFIFNVGSSLTTGSAASVTVIGGGLGSNVYWRVGSSATLGTTTSFVGDILALSSITLNTGANITCGSALARNGAVTLDTNQISTRNLSPCAVAPLLPTTPVTTPGTTPTTTPGSGTTPTPVQGVTAAINAAFANAIGAGNSISSAFPEAFLLLAGLSPTAQAMVLRQLTGEASTGTAQSGIRAMDSFLSMVLNPFAGSILSEGRIGFGPSVPVVRTLGYAAQHMITKAPASAAIDGTLDRGLEPRNWAVWGGAYGGRTLTRGDSVADTTDRTSRAYGFAAGLDYRILPSTIVGFALGGGGTNYALADGFGGGRSDMFQSAIYASTRIDAAYVSAALAYAWHDVTTDQYLSVLGDHLNANYHANNFGARIEGGYRFAVPVLPTIPDFGVTPYGALQAQAFRTPAYSENSNSPLARSYEAHTVNATRTEIGAWFDQSAPLADGDLLILRSRAAWAHDQISAPIMNASFVTLAGSGFSVMGAQSSGDLLLATAGAELRFRNGFSVALQFDGEFADRTTTYQGRGRVGYTW; translated from the coding sequence ATGCGCAGCCCCGTTCGCCGCCTCCCTGCCCGACTCGGCGCACCTGTCTGCTTTGGCGGCGGTTGGGCCCGGCGCCTGCTTCGCCCGGCCTGCCTGGCGGCGCTGATCGCGCCATCGGCTGCATGGGCACAAATTCCTAATCTCGGCAGCGCGGCGAATTTCGCGGTGCTGGCAGGATCGTCGGTAAACAACACCGGCCCAACGGTTCTAATCGGAAGCCTCGGTCTGAGCCCCGGCAGCGCTGTGACCGGCTTTCCGCCCGGAATGGTGACTGCGCCCGGCGGCATCTATATCGGCGACGCCATCGCGATCCAGGCCCAGATCGATCTGGCAAGCGGCTACAACGCCATCGCCAGCCGGCCCACCACCGGCGATCTGACCGGACAAGATCTCGGCGGCCTGACGCTGACCCCCGGCGTCTACAATTTTGCATCGTCGGCCCAGCTCACCGGCGCGCTAACGCTCAACGCGCTCGGCAATCCGAACGCGATCTTCATCTTCAATGTCGGCAGTTCGCTGACCACCGGAAGCGCCGCAAGCGTCACCGTGATCGGCGGCGGACTCGGCAGCAATGTGTATTGGCGCGTCGGCAGTTCGGCGACGCTCGGCACCACGACCTCGTTCGTCGGCGACATCCTGGCGCTGAGCAGCATTACGCTCAACACCGGCGCCAACATCACTTGCGGCAGCGCGCTGGCCCGCAACGGTGCGGTGACGCTCGATACCAACCAGATCTCGACGCGCAACCTGTCGCCATGCGCGGTGGCGCCGCTGCTACCGACAACGCCGGTGACGACCCCGGGAACAACACCCACGACGACCCCGGGATCGGGCACGACCCCGACGCCGGTGCAGGGCGTGACTGCCGCCATCAACGCCGCCTTCGCCAATGCGATCGGCGCCGGCAATTCGATCTCCAGCGCATTTCCGGAGGCGTTCCTGTTGTTGGCCGGTCTCAGTCCAACCGCGCAGGCAATGGTATTGCGGCAGCTGACCGGCGAAGCCAGCACCGGCACGGCGCAATCCGGCATCCGCGCCATGGATTCTTTCCTCTCGATGGTGCTCAATCCCTTCGCCGGCAGCATCCTGTCCGAAGGCCGCATCGGCTTCGGGCCCTCGGTGCCGGTGGTGCGAACGCTGGGGTATGCGGCGCAGCATATGATCACCAAGGCCCCTGCCAGTGCGGCGATCGATGGCACGCTGGACCGCGGCCTCGAACCGCGCAATTGGGCGGTGTGGGGCGGCGCCTATGGTGGCCGAACCTTGACCAGGGGCGATTCCGTCGCCGACACCACCGACCGCACCAGCCGCGCCTATGGCTTCGCGGCAGGGCTGGATTATCGAATCCTCCCCAGCACCATTGTGGGCTTTGCGCTGGGCGGCGGCGGCACCAATTATGCGCTGGCGGACGGCTTCGGCGGCGGCCGCAGCGACATGTTCCAGTCCGCGATCTATGCCTCGACCCGGATCGATGCGGCCTATGTGTCGGCGGCGCTGGCCTATGCTTGGCACGATGTCACCACCGATCAATACCTCTCCGTGCTCGGTGATCACCTCAACGCCAACTACCATGCCAACAATTTCGGCGCCCGGATCGAGGGCGGCTATCGCTTCGCCGTGCCGGTTCTGCCGACGATCCCGGACTTCGGCGTCACGCCCTATGGCGCCTTGCAGGCGCAGGCGTTCCGCACGCCGGCCTACAGCGAGAACAGCAATTCGCCACTGGCGCGCAGCTATGAGGCTCACACCGTAAACGCCACCCGGACGGAAATAGGCGCGTGGTTCGACCAGTCCGCACCGCTCGCCGACGGCGATCTCCTGATCCTGCGCAGCCGCGCAGCCTGGGCCCATGACCAGATTTCGGCCCCGATCATGAATGCGTCGTTCGTGACGCTGGCGGGTAGCGGCTTCAGCGTGATGGGGGCGCAATCGTCCGGTGACCTGCTGCTCGCCACCGCCGGCGCCGAGTTGCGGTTTCGCAACGGCTTCTCGGTGGCGCTGCAGTTCGACGGCGAGTTCGCCGATCGCACCACCACCTATCAGGGCCGCGGGCGGGTTGGTTACACCTGGTAG
- the metG gene encoding methionine--tRNA ligase yields MAQRNSYYITTAISYPNGAPHIGHAYEAIATDALARFQRLDGRDVFFLTGTDEHGQKMVQTAQKEGMTPRELATRNAGLFRQMDDRLNISYDRFIRTSEEQHHRSSQEIWKRMEKNGDIYLDSYAGWYSVRDEAYYAEDETIVGDDKVRRGPQGSPVEWVEEKSYFFKLSKYQEPLLKLYNDQPDFIGPDSRRNEVMSFVKGGLKDLSVSRTTFDWGIQVPEADGHVMYVWVDALTNYITGVGFPDEQDPNWHYWPADLHVIGKDIIRFHAVYWPAFLMSAGIPVQKRVFAHGFLFNKGEKMSKSVGNVVDPFNLATQYGVDQLRYFLLREVQFGQDGSYNHEAIVNRINADLANDLGNLAQRSLTMVAKQCDAAVPQPGAFSENDKAILDQADGMIELARTAMATQQIHQALNGVWAVVAEANRYFAGEAPWALAKTDPPRQKTVLYVTAEVLRQVAILAQPAMPEAMAKLLDILAIPADQRDFAALDQRIVAGTKLPAPAPIFPRYIEPTAA; encoded by the coding sequence ATGGCGCAGCGAAATTCATATTACATCACCACCGCGATCTCCTATCCGAACGGCGCGCCGCATATCGGCCACGCCTATGAGGCGATCGCAACCGACGCGCTGGCGCGCTTCCAGCGGCTCGACGGCCGCGACGTGTTCTTTCTCACCGGAACCGACGAGCACGGCCAGAAGATGGTGCAGACCGCGCAGAAGGAGGGGATGACGCCGCGCGAGCTGGCGACCCGCAATGCCGGGCTGTTCCGCCAGATGGACGACCGGCTCAACATCTCCTACGACCGCTTCATCCGCACCTCGGAGGAGCAGCATCACCGCTCCAGCCAGGAAATCTGGAAGCGGATGGAGAAGAATGGCGACATCTATCTCGACTCCTATGCGGGCTGGTATTCGGTTCGCGACGAGGCCTATTACGCCGAGGACGAAACCATTGTCGGCGACGACAAGGTGCGGCGCGGCCCGCAGGGCTCGCCGGTCGAATGGGTCGAGGAGAAGAGCTACTTCTTCAAGCTGTCGAAATATCAAGAGCCGCTGCTCAAGCTCTACAATGACCAGCCCGATTTTATCGGTCCGGATTCGCGCCGCAACGAGGTGATGTCCTTCGTCAAGGGCGGCCTCAAGGACCTCTCGGTGTCGCGCACGACTTTCGACTGGGGCATCCAGGTGCCCGAGGCCGACGGCCATGTGATGTATGTCTGGGTCGACGCGCTGACCAACTACATCACCGGCGTCGGCTTTCCCGACGAGCAGGACCCGAACTGGCACTACTGGCCGGCGGATCTGCACGTCATCGGCAAGGACATCATCCGGTTTCACGCGGTGTATTGGCCGGCATTCCTGATGTCGGCCGGCATCCCGGTGCAGAAACGGGTGTTCGCCCACGGCTTTCTGTTCAACAAGGGCGAGAAGATGTCGAAGTCGGTCGGCAATGTCGTCGACCCGTTCAATCTCGCCACCCAATATGGCGTCGATCAATTGCGCTACTTCCTGCTGCGCGAGGTCCAGTTCGGCCAGGACGGCAGCTATAATCACGAGGCGATCGTCAACCGCATCAATGCGGATCTGGCCAACGATCTCGGCAATCTGGCGCAGCGCTCACTGACCATGGTGGCCAAGCAATGCGACGCCGCGGTGCCGCAGCCGGGCGCGTTCAGCGAGAACGACAAGGCGATCCTCGACCAGGCCGACGGCATGATCGAACTGGCGCGGACCGCGATGGCGACGCAACAGATCCATCAGGCGCTCAACGGGGTGTGGGCAGTGGTGGCGGAAGCCAACCGCTACTTCGCCGGCGAAGCGCCATGGGCGCTGGCCAAGACTGATCCGCCGCGGCAGAAGACCGTGCTCTATGTCACCGCCGAAGTGCTGCGGCAGGTCGCGATCCTGGCCCAGCCGGCAATGCCGGAGGCGATGGCCAAGCTGCTCGACATTCTGGCGATCCCGGCGGATCAGCGCGATTTCGCCGCGCTCGATCAGCGCATCGTCGCCGGCACAAAGCTGCCGGCGCCGGCGCCGATCTTCCCGCGCTATATCGAGCCGACCGCCGCATGA
- a CDS encoding TRAP transporter large permease subunit, translating into MADAELTQLAGGAGRPALHRRSVTELLDRGLGALVEIPAAMLVVAEIVVLFAGVVSRYGFHAPLIWSDELASILFLWLAMLGAVVAFRRGEHMRMTALVAIARPQRRAFLDMVATCAALAFLLLIAWPSWDYAYEETFITTPALQISNVWRAAALPVGIGLMALFALLRLVRIGNPRLVFGAVLTVAVLIGAFWLAQPWLRPLGNLNLLIFFVGVAGACVFAGVPIAFGFGLAIYGYLALTTHTPLMVLVGRIDEGMSHLILLAVPLFVFLGLLIEMTGMARAMVAFLASLLGHVRGGLHYVLVGAMYLVSGISGSKAADMAAVAPVLFPEMKARGAKPGDLVALLAATGAQTETIPPSLVLITIGSVTGVSIAALFTGGLLPGVVLAITLCMLVWWRYRHEDLSHVTKASGGQILKTFIIALPALALPFVIRAAVVEGVATATEVSTIGIVYALAAGLLIYRRFDWRRLLPMLIETASLSGAILLIIGTATGMAWGLTQSGFSRALASAMTGLPGGPPTFLAVSIVAFVILGSVLEGIPAIVLFGPLLFPIARAVGVHEVHYAMVIILAMGIGLFAPPFGVGYYAACAIGRVDPAEGIRPIWGYMLALLIGLMLVAAFPWISIGFL; encoded by the coding sequence ATGGCTGACGCCGAACTGACGCAACTGGCCGGTGGAGCGGGGCGCCCTGCTCTCCACCGCCGCTCCGTGACCGAGCTGCTCGACCGCGGGCTCGGCGCGCTGGTCGAGATTCCCGCGGCCATGCTGGTGGTCGCGGAGATCGTCGTGCTGTTTGCCGGCGTGGTGTCGCGCTACGGCTTTCACGCGCCGTTGATCTGGTCCGACGAGTTGGCCTCGATCCTGTTTCTGTGGCTGGCGATGCTTGGCGCCGTGGTGGCGTTTCGGCGCGGCGAACATATGCGGATGACGGCTTTGGTCGCCATCGCGCGCCCGCAGCGCCGCGCCTTCCTCGACATGGTGGCGACCTGCGCGGCGCTGGCGTTCCTGCTGCTGATCGCCTGGCCGTCCTGGGACTACGCTTACGAGGAAACCTTCATCACCACGCCGGCGCTGCAGATCTCCAATGTCTGGCGCGCCGCGGCGCTGCCGGTTGGCATCGGCCTGATGGCGCTGTTTGCGCTACTGCGGCTGGTGCGGATCGGCAATCCGCGGCTGGTATTTGGCGCGGTGCTGACGGTGGCGGTGCTGATCGGCGCGTTCTGGCTGGCGCAGCCCTGGCTGCGGCCGCTCGGCAATCTCAATCTGCTGATCTTCTTTGTCGGCGTCGCCGGCGCCTGCGTGTTCGCCGGCGTGCCGATCGCGTTCGGCTTTGGCCTGGCGATCTACGGTTATCTGGCGCTGACCACGCACACGCCGCTGATGGTGCTGGTCGGCCGGATCGACGAGGGCATGAGCCATCTGATCCTGCTGGCGGTGCCGCTGTTCGTGTTTCTCGGCCTGCTGATCGAGATGACCGGGATGGCGCGCGCCATGGTGGCGTTCCTGGCCAGCCTGCTCGGCCATGTCCGCGGCGGGCTGCATTACGTGCTGGTCGGCGCGATGTATCTGGTGTCCGGGATTTCCGGCTCCAAGGCCGCCGACATGGCGGCGGTGGCGCCGGTGCTGTTTCCCGAGATGAAGGCGCGCGGCGCCAAGCCGGGCGATCTGGTCGCCCTGCTCGCCGCCACCGGCGCCCAGACCGAAACGATTCCGCCGAGCCTGGTGCTGATCACCATCGGCTCGGTCACCGGCGTCTCGATCGCGGCGCTGTTCACAGGTGGTCTGCTACCCGGCGTGGTGCTGGCGATCACGCTGTGCATGCTGGTGTGGTGGCGCTATCGCCACGAGGACCTCAGCCATGTCACCAAGGCCAGTGGCGGCCAGATCCTGAAAACCTTTATCATCGCCCTGCCCGCATTGGCGCTGCCTTTCGTGATCCGCGCCGCGGTGGTCGAGGGCGTCGCCACCGCGACCGAGGTCTCGACCATCGGCATCGTCTACGCGCTGGCGGCGGGACTACTGATCTACCGTCGCTTCGACTGGCGCCGGCTGCTGCCGATGCTGATCGAGACCGCCAGCCTGTCGGGCGCGATCCTGCTGATCATCGGCACCGCGACCGGGATGGCGTGGGGCCTGACCCAGTCCGGCTTTTCGCGAGCGCTGGCCAGCGCAATGACCGGCCTGCCCGGCGGTCCGCCGACCTTCCTGGCGGTGTCGATCGTCGCTTTCGTCATCCTGGGCAGCGTGCTCGAAGGTATTCCCGCCATCGTGCTGTTCGGGCCGCTGCTGTTTCCGATCGCGCGGGCGGTCGGAGTCCATGAGGTGCACTACGCGATGGTCATCATTCTGGCGATGGGCATCGGCTTGTTCGCGCCGCCATTCGGAGTAGGCTATTATGCGGCCTGCGCGATCGGTCGGGTCGATCCGGCGGAAGGTATCCGACCGATCTGGGGCTACATGCTGGCGCTGCTGATCGGCCTGATGCTGGTCGCGGCGTTTCCCTGGATCTCGATCGGTTTCTTGTAG
- a CDS encoding acyl-CoA synthetase codes for MSTAQGPYSIGLDKTPANFVALSPLSFLERTANIYPNHTSAVYEGRHFTWAETRDRCRRFASWLVRRGIGRGDTVAAMLPNIPAMNEVHFAVPMAGAVLNALNIRLDAASIAFQLDHGGAKIILVDPEFSAVVAEALKLMYGPKPQVIDVDDPTFPGGKRIGELEYEYAVASGDPGFVGVRPQDEWDAIALGYTSGTTGNPKGVVTHHRGAYLNAVSNILAANLGQHPVYLWTLPMFHCNGWCFPWTMAAAAGINVCLRKVDPAKIFELIARHGVTHMAGAPIVYNTLINAAGAPKASAAHKVVGLIAGAAPPVAVLAGAENIGIKLTHVYGLTEVYGPAAVCAEQPGWDDLPVAERAQLKRRQGVPYPLQEAVTVLDPETMIEVPRDGETIGEVMFRGNIVMKGYLKNEKATKEALAGGWFHTGDLGVLDEHGYVIIKDRSKDIIISGGENVSSVEVEDILYKHPAILFAAVVAKPDAKWGEVPCAFIELKEGAHATEAEIIAYCREHMPGFKTPKVVVFSEIPKTSTGKIQKFMLRDQVKSAKAISE; via the coding sequence ATGAGCACCGCGCAAGGGCCTTACAGCATCGGATTGGACAAGACGCCAGCGAACTTCGTGGCGCTGTCGCCGCTGAGTTTTCTCGAGCGCACCGCCAACATTTATCCGAACCACACCAGCGCGGTCTATGAGGGCCGGCATTTCACCTGGGCCGAGACGAGAGACCGCTGCCGGCGCTTCGCCTCCTGGCTGGTGCGGCGCGGCATCGGCCGCGGCGACACCGTGGCGGCGATGTTGCCGAATATCCCGGCGATGAACGAAGTGCATTTCGCGGTGCCGATGGCCGGCGCGGTGCTCAACGCGCTCAACATCCGGCTCGATGCCGCCTCGATCGCGTTCCAGCTCGATCATGGCGGCGCCAAGATCATCCTGGTCGATCCGGAATTCTCAGCCGTGGTCGCCGAGGCGCTGAAATTGATGTATGGGCCAAAGCCGCAGGTGATCGACGTCGACGACCCGACCTTTCCCGGCGGCAAGCGGATCGGCGAACTCGAATATGAATATGCGGTCGCCTCCGGCGATCCCGGCTTTGTCGGCGTGCGGCCGCAGGACGAATGGGACGCCATCGCGCTGGGCTACACCTCGGGCACCACCGGCAATCCCAAGGGCGTGGTGACGCATCATCGCGGCGCCTATCTCAACGCCGTCAGCAATATCCTCGCCGCCAATCTCGGCCAGCACCCGGTCTATCTGTGGACGCTGCCGATGTTTCACTGCAACGGCTGGTGCTTCCCCTGGACCATGGCGGCCGCGGCCGGCATCAATGTCTGCCTGCGCAAAGTCGACCCGGCCAAGATCTTCGAGCTGATCGCCCGCCACGGCGTCACCCACATGGCCGGCGCGCCGATCGTCTACAACACGCTGATCAATGCCGCCGGCGCCCCCAAGGCCTCCGCCGCCCACAAAGTGGTCGGGCTGATCGCCGGTGCCGCGCCGCCGGTCGCGGTGCTGGCCGGCGCGGAAAATATCGGCATCAAGCTGACCCATGTCTATGGCCTGACCGAGGTCTATGGGCCGGCGGCGGTGTGCGCCGAACAGCCCGGCTGGGACGATCTGCCGGTCGCCGAGCGCGCCCAGCTGAAGCGCCGCCAGGGCGTGCCCTATCCGCTGCAGGAAGCCGTCACCGTGCTCGATCCGGAGACCATGATCGAGGTGCCGCGCGACGGCGAGACCATCGGCGAGGTCATGTTCCGCGGCAATATCGTGATGAAGGGCTATCTCAAGAACGAGAAGGCCACCAAGGAAGCGCTGGCCGGCGGTTGGTTTCACACCGGCGATCTCGGCGTGCTCGACGAGCACGGCTACGTCATCATCAAGGACCGCTCCAAGGACATCATCATCTCGGGCGGCGAGAACGTCTCCTCGGTCGAGGTCGAGGACATCCTCTACAAGCACCCGGCGATCCTGTTCGCCGCGGTGGTGGCCAAGCCCGACGCCAAATGGGGCGAAGTGCCCTGCGCCTTCATCGAACTGAAGGAAGGCGCGCATGCGACAGAGGCCGAGATCATCGCCTATTGCCGCGAACATATGCCGGGCTTCAAGACCCCGAAGGTCGTGGTGTTCTCCGAGATCCCGAAAACCTCGACCGGCAAGATTCAGAAATTCATGCTGCGCGATCAGGTGAAGTCGGCGAAGGCGATTTCGGAGTAA
- the plsY gene encoding glycerol-3-phosphate 1-O-acyltransferase PlsY: protein MAFWTAVAVALVIAYLLGSIPTGYLAGKMLRGLDIREHGSKSTGATNVLRTLGKWPALAVLVGDVLKGVCAVGVARSFCPWLYALLSPTPPTAIGVQTWVAWIVCLAGIAVLVGHSRSIWLNFTGGKSAATGLGVLLAMSWPVGLGAAIIFGGVLAIARIVSLSSILAALTAIALVCVFENPLPYRLLVACGGLYVIARHRANIQRLLAGTEPRLGQSGHNVNAGKTQV, encoded by the coding sequence ATGGCGTTCTGGACAGCGGTCGCAGTTGCTTTGGTGATCGCCTATCTTCTCGGCTCGATACCCACGGGCTACTTGGCAGGGAAAATGCTAAGGGGCCTCGACATTCGAGAGCATGGCTCCAAGTCAACTGGAGCAACGAATGTGTTGCGGACGCTTGGCAAATGGCCAGCCTTGGCTGTGCTTGTCGGCGATGTGCTAAAAGGCGTCTGTGCCGTTGGCGTCGCCCGCTCATTTTGTCCCTGGCTCTATGCGCTGCTATCTCCGACGCCGCCGACGGCAATTGGTGTTCAAACGTGGGTGGCGTGGATCGTTTGTCTGGCTGGAATTGCAGTTCTCGTGGGACATAGCCGCTCGATCTGGCTGAATTTCACCGGCGGCAAGTCGGCAGCAACCGGGCTCGGCGTGTTGCTGGCGATGTCGTGGCCCGTTGGGCTGGGTGCCGCAATAATTTTTGGCGGTGTGCTCGCTATAGCCAGAATTGTCTCCCTCAGCTCGATCCTTGCCGCGTTGACGGCAATCGCTCTCGTTTGCGTTTTTGAGAATCCCTTGCCGTATAGGTTGCTAGTGGCCTGCGGCGGCCTGTACGTGATCGCTCGCCATCGCGCTAACATTCAAAGGCTGTTGGCGGGTACAGAACCACGTCTGGGGCAGAGTGGACACAATGTGAATGCGGGGAAAACTCAAGTCTAA
- a CDS encoding TatD family hydrolase, whose protein sequence is MLIDSHCHLEFPDFAEDLDGLVARAHAAGVARMVTISTRVRRLPELLAISERFPNVYCSVGTHPHHVDEEDGIPAEELIELTRHPKVVALGEAGLDYFYDHGSPEAQARGFRAHIAAARATGLPLVIHTREADVDCGKILEDEMAKGPFRAVLHCYTGGRDLALQAIDLGLSIGFTGILTFKKSQALRDLAAELPADRILVETDSPYLAPGKFRGKRNEPSYVVETAKVLAEVRGVSLDEIARQTTQNFFRLFSKVPAPEGVV, encoded by the coding sequence ATGCTGATCGACAGCCATTGCCATCTGGAATTCCCGGATTTCGCCGAGGATCTCGACGGCCTGGTCGCGCGCGCCCATGCCGCCGGCGTCGCCCGGATGGTGACGATCTCGACACGGGTGCGGCGGTTGCCGGAGTTGCTGGCGATCAGCGAGCGTTTCCCCAATGTCTATTGCTCGGTCGGCACCCATCCGCATCACGTCGACGAGGAAGACGGCATCCCGGCTGAGGAGTTGATCGAGCTCACCAGGCATCCCAAGGTGGTGGCGCTGGGTGAAGCCGGCCTCGATTACTTCTACGATCACGGCTCTCCCGAGGCGCAGGCGAGGGGGTTTCGTGCCCATATCGCCGCGGCCCGGGCCACCGGCCTGCCGCTGGTGATCCATACCCGCGAGGCTGATGTCGATTGCGGCAAGATCCTCGAGGACGAGATGGCCAAGGGGCCGTTCCGCGCCGTGCTGCATTGCTACACCGGCGGCCGCGACCTCGCTTTGCAGGCGATCGATCTCGGCCTGTCGATCGGCTTCACCGGCATCCTGACCTTCAAGAAATCGCAGGCCTTGCGCGATCTCGCCGCCGAATTGCCGGCCGACCGCATCCTGGTCGAAACCGACTCGCCCTATCTGGCCCCCGGCAAATTTCGCGGCAAGCGCAACGAGCCGTCTTATGTGGTCGAGACCGCCAAGGTGCTGGCGGAGGTCCGCGGCGTGTCGCTCGACGAGATCGCCCGCCAGACCACGCAGAATTTCTTTCGTCTGTTTTCCAAGGTGCCAGCACCGGAGGGTGTCGTATGA
- a CDS encoding DNA polymerase III subunit delta', translated as MSARKVEPERLVKSPRETTALYGHRGPERTLLDAYRSGRIPHAWLIGGAQGIGKATLAYRMARFVLSHRDPSSAAAQSAETLAIDPADPVARHVAAGAHGGLLTLERSVNDKGVLRSVITVDESRETIGFFGSTAAVDGWRVCIVDTVDELNANAANALLKVIEEPPLRSLFLLISNAPARLLPTILSRCRKLPLRPLDPDDVIRAAAEAADLDVADPVLAEAADASEGSVARALGLLGGGALTLHQRTTALLDELPNVDPRALHALGEALGGTDRATLAAFVDGVDRWIAEQLRVDDANANLPRLARLAQVWEKISRAARETEAYNLERKPLVFSVFGLLAEAVR; from the coding sequence ATGAGCGCGCGCAAGGTCGAGCCCGAACGCTTAGTGAAAAGTCCGCGCGAGACCACGGCGCTGTATGGCCATCGCGGTCCCGAGCGGACCCTGCTCGACGCCTATCGCAGCGGCCGGATTCCGCATGCCTGGCTGATCGGCGGTGCCCAGGGCATCGGCAAGGCCACTCTGGCCTACCGGATGGCGCGCTTCGTGCTGAGCCACCGCGATCCTTCGTCCGCCGCGGCGCAGAGCGCCGAGACGCTAGCGATCGACCCGGCCGATCCGGTGGCGCGCCATGTCGCCGCCGGTGCCCATGGCGGGCTGCTGACGCTGGAGCGCTCGGTCAACGACAAGGGCGTGCTGCGCAGCGTCATCACCGTCGATGAATCGCGCGAGACCATCGGCTTTTTCGGCTCCACCGCGGCGGTCGACGGCTGGCGGGTCTGCATCGTCGATACCGTTGATGAATTGAACGCCAACGCCGCCAATGCGCTGCTCAAGGTGATCGAGGAGCCGCCGCTGCGCTCGCTGTTCCTGCTGATCAGCAATGCGCCGGCGCGGCTGCTGCCGACCATCCTGTCACGCTGCCGCAAACTGCCGCTGCGCCCGCTCGATCCCGACGACGTGATCCGGGCCGCCGCCGAGGCCGCCGATCTCGACGTCGCCGATCCGGTGCTGGCGGAAGCCGCCGACGCGTCGGAGGGCAGCGTCGCCCGCGCCCTCGGCCTGCTCGGCGGCGGCGCGCTGACCCTGCACCAGCGCACCACGGCGCTTTTGGACGAGCTGCCCAATGTCGATCCGCGCGCGCTGCACGCGCTGGGCGAGGCGCTGGGCGGCACCGACCGCGCCACGCTGGCGGCCTTTGTCGACGGCGTCGATCGCTGGATCGCAGAGCAGCTGCGCGTCGATGATGCCAACGCCAATCTGCCTCGCCTTGCGCGGCTGGCGCAGGTATGGGAAAAGATCAGCCGCGCCGCGCGCGAAACCGAAGCCTACAATCTCGAGCGCAAGCCTCTGGTGTTTTCGGTGTTCGGGCTGCTCGCGGAGGCGGTCCGCTGA
- a CDS encoding MBL fold metallo-hydrolase — translation MTLTLTILGSGSSAGVPRPALGWGACDPANPKNRRRRCSLMAELASPDGITRVVIDTSPDLREQLIDANVEHIDAVFLTHEHADQTHGIDDLRSVVMSQRTRIPVYLNQATAAHILLRFTYCFEQAPGSSYPAILDAREIEAGESRVIDGPGGALTLSAFQVQHGDIIALGYRIGNAAYTPDVNDIPPQSWPQLEGLDLWIIDGLRYKQHGSHFSVSDALSWIERFKPKRAVITNMHADIDYEVLRGQLPAGVVPGFDGMRLTLDDAAVS, via the coding sequence ATGACCCTGACGCTCACCATTTTGGGCAGCGGCTCCTCCGCCGGCGTGCCGCGCCCGGCGCTGGGCTGGGGCGCCTGCGATCCGGCCAATCCGAAAAACCGCCGCCGCCGCTGCTCGCTGATGGCCGAGCTGGCCTCACCCGACGGCATCACCCGCGTGGTGATCGACACCTCGCCGGATCTGCGCGAGCAGCTGATCGACGCCAATGTCGAGCATATCGACGCCGTGTTCCTGACCCACGAACACGCCGACCAGACCCATGGCATCGACGATCTGCGCTCGGTGGTGATGTCTCAGCGCACGCGGATTCCGGTCTATCTCAATCAGGCGACCGCGGCGCATATCCTGCTGCGCTTCACCTATTGCTTCGAGCAGGCGCCGGGCAGTTCCTATCCGGCGATTCTCGATGCCCGCGAGATCGAGGCCGGCGAAAGCCGCGTCATCGACGGCCCGGGCGGGGCGCTGACGCTGTCGGCGTTCCAGGTGCAGCACGGCGATATCATCGCGCTGGGCTACCGGATCGGCAACGCCGCCTACACCCCCGACGTCAACGACATTCCGCCGCAGAGTTGGCCGCAGCTCGAGGGGCTCGATCTGTGGATCATCGACGGGCTGCGCTACAAGCAGCACGGCAGCCATTTCAGCGTCAGCGACGCGCTGAGCTGGATCGAGCGCTTCAAGCCGAAGCGCGCGGTGATCACCAATATGCACGCCGACATCGACTACGAAGTGCTGCGCGGGCAGCTGCCGGCAGGCGTGGTGCCGGGTTTTGACGGGATGCGGCTGACGCTGGATGATGCCGCGGTGTCCTGA